The following coding sequences are from one Paracoccus alcaliphilus window:
- a CDS encoding helicase-related protein — protein sequence METVLSLSRDVAADDFNAGRTRFLISTEAGGEGIDLQERCAVLVHIDMPWNPMRLHQRVGRLNRYGQKRAVSVFLLRNPQTVEARIWSLLQEKLSRIQETLSASMDDPEDISQLVIGMAGSQFFDDLYSQGATRRSNGLAGWFDQNTQQFGGRDAVETVRAMLGNVARYDFQSAGAEIPKLDLPALEPFFRNAMALAGRRVTKGDEGLSVATPEAWRGGVELRDRYDALTFDRFMRADNALAKLIGVGHPLLDRAIAHSMDQQVFLSRTRGISAPLLVAQVEDEITGTGATVHRIVVGIEGSGDAAVALRDWELLVRLNSMEPGENGSFSPTTAERSTLDVLCKKLAADVVVSGLPFRRPKLRRIIALFPEGITP from the coding sequence ATGGAAACGGTTCTCTCGCTTTCACGCGACGTTGCTGCTGACGATTTCAATGCCGGTCGGACCCGCTTTCTGATTTCCACCGAGGCTGGCGGCGAAGGCATTGACCTGCAGGAACGCTGTGCCGTGCTGGTCCATATCGACATGCCATGGAATCCGATGCGACTGCATCAACGGGTAGGCCGGCTCAACCGCTATGGTCAGAAGCGCGCCGTCAGCGTCTTCCTGCTGCGCAATCCGCAGACGGTGGAGGCACGGATCTGGTCTCTCCTGCAGGAGAAACTTTCACGGATTCAGGAGACCCTTTCCGCCTCGATGGATGATCCAGAAGACATTTCTCAGCTGGTCATCGGTATGGCCGGCAGCCAGTTCTTTGATGACCTCTACTCACAGGGGGCCACACGAAGAAGCAACGGCCTTGCAGGCTGGTTCGACCAGAATACGCAGCAATTTGGCGGCCGTGATGCTGTTGAAACAGTGCGTGCCATGCTCGGGAATGTCGCCCGCTACGACTTTCAGTCGGCAGGGGCGGAAATCCCCAAACTCGACCTGCCGGCATTAGAGCCCTTCTTCCGCAACGCCATGGCGCTGGCTGGCCGCCGCGTGACAAAAGGCGATGAGGGGCTTTCGGTCGCCACACCTGAGGCATGGCGAGGAGGCGTCGAGCTACGCGATAGATATGATGCGCTGACCTTTGATCGCTTCATGCGCGCGGATAACGCCCTGGCCAAGCTTATTGGCGTTGGCCATCCCTTGCTCGACCGTGCAATCGCACACAGCATGGACCAGCAGGTGTTCCTGTCACGCACTCGCGGTATTTCGGCCCCCCTTCTCGTCGCTCAGGTGGAGGATGAGATCACCGGGACCGGCGCAACGGTGCACAGGATCGTTGTCGGAATTGAGGGCAGCGGCGATGCAGCGGTGGCGCTTCGCGATTGGGAACTGCTGGTGCGGCTAAACAGCATGGAGCCCGGAGAGAATGGCAGCTTCTCGCCCACTACTGCTGAGCGTTCGACTCTTGACGTGCTGTGCAAGAAACTTGCGGCTGACGTCGTGGTTTCAGGTCTCCCATTCAGGCGCCCCAAGCTTCGACGCATCATCGCCCTCTTCCCGGAGGGGATTACACCCTGA
- the rpsC gene encoding 30S ribosomal protein S3 encodes MGQKVNPIGMRLQVNRTWDSRWYADDKDYGNLLLEDLKIRDFIKKEAKQAGISRVIIERPHKKCRVTIHAARPGVIIGKKGADIEVLRTKLANLTGSELHLNIVEVRKPEVDAALVAESIAQQLERRVSFRRAMKRSVQNAMRMGALGIRVNVGGRLGGAEIARTEWYREGRVPLHTLRADIDYALAEATTPYGIIGVKVWIFKGEIMEHDPQARDRRAAEAQEGPAPRGPRRDAR; translated from the coding sequence ATGGGTCAGAAGGTCAATCCGATCGGCATGCGCCTGCAGGTCAACCGCACCTGGGACAGCCGCTGGTATGCCGATGACAAGGACTATGGCAATCTGCTGCTTGAAGACCTGAAGATCCGGGACTTCATCAAGAAGGAAGCCAAGCAGGCCGGTATCAGCCGCGTCATCATCGAACGGCCGCACAAGAAATGCCGCGTGACCATTCATGCGGCGCGTCCGGGCGTGATCATCGGCAAGAAGGGCGCCGATATCGAGGTGCTGCGCACCAAACTGGCCAATCTGACCGGTTCCGAGCTGCACCTGAACATCGTCGAAGTTCGCAAGCCCGAAGTCGACGCGGCGCTGGTCGCCGAATCGATCGCCCAGCAGCTCGAGCGTCGTGTCTCGTTCCGCCGCGCCATGAAGCGCTCGGTCCAGAACGCGATGCGCATGGGTGCGCTGGGGATCCGCGTGAATGTCGGTGGCCGTCTTGGCGGTGCCGAGATCGCCCGGACCGAGTGGTATCGCGAAGGCCGTGTGCCGCTGCATACGCTGCGGGCCGATATCGACTATGCGCTGGCCGAAGCCACGACCCCTTACGGGATCATCGGTGTGAAGGTCTGGATCTTCAAGGGCGAGATCATGGAACATGATCCGCAAGCCCGCGACCGTCGCGCAGCCGAGGCCCAGGAAGGGCCGGCGCCGCGTGGCCCGCGTCGCGACGCGCGCTGA
- the rpsJ gene encoding 30S ribosomal protein S10 produces MQSQNIRIRLKAFDYRVLDASTQEIVNTAKRTGATVRGPIPLPNKIEKFTVLRGPHIDKKSRDQWEIRTHKRLLDIVDPTPQTVDALMKLDLAAGVDVEIKV; encoded by the coding sequence ATGCAAAGCCAGAATATCCGCATCCGGCTGAAGGCGTTCGATTACCGCGTGCTGGACGCCAGCACCCAGGAAATCGTCAACACGGCCAAACGTACCGGTGCGACCGTTCGCGGCCCGATTCCGCTGCCGAACAAGATCGAGAAATTCACCGTTCTTCGCGGTCCCCATATCGACAAGAAGTCGCGCGACCAGTGGGAAATCCGTACCCACAAGCGTCTGCTGGACATCGTCGATCCGACCCCGCAGACCGTTGACGCGCTGATGAAGCTCGACCTCGCCGCCGGCGTGGATGTCGAGATCAAGGTGTAA
- the rplD gene encoding 50S ribosomal protein L4, whose translation MKLDVIKLDAGKAGEIELADEIFGLEPRGDILQRVVRWQRAKAQQGTHSVLTKSEVSYSTKKIYRQKGTGGARHGSRKAPIFRSGGVYKGPTPRSHAFDLPKKVRALGLKHALSAKATAGELVIVEDLNLADAKTSAVAKAVKENGWKRVLVIDGADVNEGFARAARNIEGVDILPSMGANVYDILKRDTLVITKAGVEALEARLK comes from the coding sequence ATGAAACTCGATGTGATCAAGCTGGACGCCGGCAAGGCCGGTGAAATCGAGCTGGCCGACGAGATCTTCGGGCTGGAGCCGCGCGGCGACATCCTGCAGCGCGTCGTTCGCTGGCAGCGTGCCAAGGCGCAGCAGGGCACCCATTCGGTGCTGACGAAATCCGAAGTCAGCTATTCGACCAAGAAGATCTATCGCCAGAAAGGCACCGGCGGCGCACGCCACGGTTCCCGCAAGGCGCCGATCTTCCGCAGCGGCGGCGTCTATAAAGGCCCGACCCCGCGTTCGCATGCTTTCGATCTGCCCAAGAAGGTCCGTGCCCTGGGTCTGAAACACGCGCTGTCGGCCAAGGCCACCGCTGGTGAACTGGTGATCGTCGAGGATCTGAACCTCGCCGATGCCAAGACCTCGGCCGTTGCCAAGGCGGTCAAGGAAAATGGCTGGAAACGCGTTCTGGTCATCGACGGCGCCGATGTGAACGAGGGCTTTGCCCGTGCCGCCCGCAATATCGAAGGAGTGGATATCCTGCCGTCGATGGGCGCCAATGTCTATGACATCCTGAAGCGTGACACGCTGGTGATCACGAAGGCGGGTGTCGAAGCTCTGGAGGCTCGCCTGAAATGA
- the rplB gene encoding 50S ribosomal protein L2 produces MALKSYKPTTPGQRGLVLIDRSELWKGRPVKSLTQGLTKSGGRNNTGRITMRRIGGGAKRLYRIVDFKRNKFDVTAVVERIEYDPNRTAFIALINYEDGERAYILAPQRLAVGDKVVAGSRVDVKPGNAMPFSGMPIGTIVHNVELKPGKGGQIARSAGTYAQFVGRDGGYAQIRLSSGELRLVRQECMATIGAVSNADHSNQDFGKAGRNRHKGIRPSVRGVAMNPIDHPHGGGEGRTSGGRTPVTPWGKDTKGKRTRSNKATDKYILRSRHAKKKGR; encoded by the coding sequence ATGGCATTGAAGTCGTATAAGCCGACGACGCCTGGCCAGCGCGGGCTGGTTCTGATCGACCGTTCGGAGCTTTGGAAAGGTCGCCCGGTCAAATCCCTTACGCAAGGTTTGACCAAAAGCGGCGGCCGGAACAACACCGGACGGATCACCATGCGCCGCATTGGCGGCGGGGCGAAGCGCCTGTATCGCATCGTCGATTTCAAGCGCAACAAGTTCGACGTGACCGCGGTGGTCGAGCGGATCGAATACGATCCCAACCGGACCGCCTTCATCGCGCTGATCAATTATGAAGATGGCGAGCGCGCCTATATCCTGGCGCCGCAGCGTCTGGCCGTGGGCGACAAGGTCGTCGCCGGCAGCCGCGTCGATGTGAAGCCCGGTAACGCCATGCCCTTCAGCGGCATGCCGATCGGCACCATCGTCCACAACGTCGAACTGAAGCCCGGCAAGGGCGGCCAGATCGCGCGTTCGGCTGGCACCTATGCCCAGTTCGTCGGCCGCGACGGCGGCTATGCCCAGATCCGCCTGTCCTCGGGCGAATTGCGGCTGGTGCGTCAGGAATGCATGGCCACCATCGGTGCCGTGTCGAATGCCGACCATTCGAACCAGGACTTCGGCAAGGCTGGCCGCAACCGCCACAAGGGCATCCGTCCCAGCGTTCGCGGTGTTGCCATGAACCCGATCGACCACCCGCATGGTGGTGGTGAGGGCCGCACGTCCGGTGGCCGCACGCCGGTCACGCCCTGGGGTAAGGACACCAAGGGCAAGCGGACCCGCAGCAACAAGGCGACCGACAAATATATCCTGCGTTCGCGTCACGCGAAGAAGAAGGGGCGTTAA
- the rplP gene encoding 50S ribosomal protein L16, giving the protein MLQPKRTKFRKQHKGRIHGQAKGGFDLNFGSYALKATEPERVTARQIEAARRAITRHMKRQGRVWIRIFPDVPVTGKPTEVRMGKGKGSVDFWAARVHPGRIMFEIDGVADEIAREALRLGAQKLPVLTRIVAREDW; this is encoded by the coding sequence ATGCTGCAACCAAAACGGACAAAGTTCCGCAAACAGCACAAGGGCCGGATTCACGGTCAGGCGAAGGGCGGGTTCGATCTGAACTTCGGCTCTTACGCCCTGAAGGCGACCGAGCCCGAGCGTGTGACCGCCCGCCAGATCGAAGCGGCCCGCCGCGCGATCACCCGTCACATGAAACGTCAGGGCCGGGTCTGGATCCGGATCTTCCCGGACGTTCCGGTCACGGGCAAGCCGACCGAAGTGCGGATGGGTAAGGGCAAGGGCTCGGTCGATTTCTGGGCCGCCCGCGTCCATCCCGGCCGGATCATGTTCGAGATCGACGGCGTGGCCGACGAGATCGCCCGCGAAGCCCTGCGCCTTGGCGCGCAGAAGCTGCCGGTGCTGACCCGCATCGTTGCTCGCGAAGATTGGTGA
- the rpsS gene encoding 30S ribosomal protein S19 has translation MARSVWKGPFVDAYVLKKAEKARESGRSDVIKIWSRRSTILPQFVGLTFGVYNGHKHIPVNVTEEMIGQKFGEYSPTRTYYGHAADKKAKRK, from the coding sequence ATGGCACGTTCTGTTTGGAAGGGCCCCTTTGTTGATGCCTATGTGCTCAAGAAGGCGGAAAAGGCCCGCGAGTCGGGAAGATCCGACGTCATCAAGATCTGGTCGCGTCGTTCGACCATCCTGCCGCAATTCGTCGGCCTGACCTTCGGCGTCTATAACGGGCACAAGCATATCCCCGTGAACGTCACCGAAGAGATGATCGGTCAGAAATTCGGTGAATATTCGCCCACCCGGACCTATTACGGTCACGCGGCGGACAAGAAAGCCAAGAGGAAGTAA
- the rplX gene encoding 50S ribosomal protein L24 yields MAAKLKKGDKVVVLAGKDKGKQGEITAVMPKDNKAIVDGINISIRHQRQTQNSQGGRVPKAMPIDLSNLALMDKDGKATRVGFREEDGKKVRFAKTTGDVI; encoded by the coding sequence ATGGCTGCCAAGCTGAAAAAGGGCGACAAGGTCGTCGTGCTGGCCGGCAAGGACAAGGGCAAGCAGGGCGAAATCACCGCTGTCATGCCCAAGGACAACAAAGCCATCGTTGACGGCATCAACATTTCTATCCGTCACCAGCGCCAGACCCAGAATTCTCAGGGCGGCCGGGTGCCGAAGGCGATGCCGATCGACCTGTCGAACCTGGCGCTGATGGACAAGGACGGCAAAGCGACCCGCGTCGGCTTCCGCGAGGAAGACGGCAAGAAGGTCCGTTTCGCCAAGACCACGGGAGACGTGATCTGA
- a CDS encoding 50S ribosomal protein L23 produces MSAKAEHYDVIVKPVITEKATMTSENNGVVFQVAKDSTKPQIKEAVEALFGVKVKAVNTTITKGKQKRFRGQLGRRSDVKKAYVTLEEGNTIDVSTGL; encoded by the coding sequence ATGAGCGCGAAAGCTGAACATTACGACGTGATCGTCAAGCCGGTCATCACCGAAAAAGCCACCATGACGTCGGAAAACAACGGCGTGGTCTTTCAGGTGGCCAAGGATTCGACCAAACCGCAGATCAAGGAAGCGGTCGAGGCCCTGTTCGGTGTCAAGGTGAAGGCGGTGAACACCACCATCACCAAGGGCAAGCAGAAACGCTTCCGGGGCCAGCTGGGCCGCCGCAGCGACGTGAAGAAGGCCTATGTGACCCTTGAGGAGGGGAACACTATCGACGTGTCCACCGGACTCTGA
- a CDS encoding transposase domain-containing protein yields the protein MQAPQASTHHRPLPGGDYTLIETAKLNAVDPNAWLADTLARIPDYKINKHDDLLPWHWNRQPATGANAARAASSFRPFFFDAFRNREGENRCDSWGLRASRLR from the coding sequence ATTCAGGCGCCCCAAGCTTCGACGCATCATCGCCCTCTTCCCGGAGGGGATTACACCCTGATCGAAACCGCCAAGCTCAACGCCGTCGATCCCAACGCCTGGCTCGCCGACACCCTCGCCCGCATCCCGGACTACAAGATCAACAAGCACGATGACCTGCTCCCGTGGCACTGGAACCGGCAGCCGGCAACAGGCGCCAATGCCGCGCGAGCGGCTTCGTCCTTCCGCCCTTTCTTCTTCGATGCTTTCCGTAACCGCGAAGGCGAGAACCGCTGCGATAGCTGGGGTCTCCGCGCTTCTCGCCTTCGCTAA
- the istB gene encoding IS21-like element ISPve1 family helper ATPase IstB encodes MSDAPEILLAHHLKALKLPTFLREHQKLARQCAAEGVDHVRYLARLVELELIDRERRMVERRIKAARFPAVKSLDSFDFAAIPKLNKMQVLELARCEWIERRENIIALGPSGTGKTHISLGLGLAACQKGLSVGFTTAAALVSEMMEARDERRLLRFQKQMAGYKLLIIDELGFVPLSKTGAELLFELISQRYERGSILITSNLPFDEWTETFGSERLTGALLDRITHHVNILEMNGESYRLAHSRARKAD; translated from the coding sequence ATGAGCGATGCCCCGGAAATCCTGCTTGCCCATCACCTCAAGGCTCTCAAGCTGCCCACGTTCCTGCGCGAGCATCAGAAGCTGGCCCGGCAATGTGCGGCGGAAGGCGTGGACCATGTCCGGTATCTCGCCCGGCTGGTCGAACTGGAACTGATCGACCGGGAGCGGCGGATGGTCGAGCGCCGCATCAAGGCCGCCAGGTTCCCGGCCGTCAAAAGCCTGGACAGCTTCGACTTCGCGGCCATTCCCAAGCTGAACAAGATGCAGGTGCTGGAACTGGCCCGCTGCGAATGGATCGAGCGGCGCGAGAACATTATTGCCCTCGGCCCCAGTGGCACGGGCAAGACGCACATCTCGCTCGGCCTTGGTCTGGCCGCCTGCCAGAAGGGCCTGTCCGTCGGCTTCACCACCGCCGCGGCCCTGGTCAGCGAGATGATGGAAGCCCGCGATGAGCGCCGCCTGCTTCGCTTCCAGAAGCAGATGGCCGGATACAAGCTGCTCATCATCGACGAGCTCGGCTTCGTGCCCCTGTCGAAGACTGGGGCGGAACTGCTGTTCGAACTGATCTCGCAACGCTACGAGCGCGGATCGATCCTGATCACCAGCAATCTGCCCTTCGATGAATGGACCGAGACCTTCGGTTCCGAGCGCCTGACCGGCGCGCTGCTCGACCGCATCACCCATCACGTCAACATCCTCGAGATGAACGGCGAAAGCTACCGTCTCGCCCACAGTCGCGCCAGAAAGGCCGACTGA
- the rpsQ gene encoding 30S ribosomal protein S17, giving the protein MPKRILQGRVTSDKNEQTVTVLVERRFKHPLLHKTVRSSKKYRAHDAENRFKVGDTVRIIECAPISKTKRWTVLTDEAATA; this is encoded by the coding sequence ATGCCTAAACGCATCCTGCAAGGCCGCGTGACCAGCGACAAGAACGAACAAACCGTTACCGTTCTGGTCGAGCGCCGCTTCAAGCACCCGCTGCTGCACAAGACTGTCCGTTCGTCCAAGAAATACCGGGCGCACGATGCAGAGAACCGCTTCAAGGTTGGCGATACCGTTCGCATCATCGAATGCGCGCCGATCTCGAAGACCAAACGCTGGACTGTCCTGACGGACGAAGCGGCTACCGCATAA
- the rplN gene encoding 50S ribosomal protein L14, with the protein MIQMQTNLDVADNSGARRVQCIKVLGGSHRRYASVGDIIVVSVKEAIPRGRVKKGDVRKAVVVRTAKEVKREDGTSIRFDRNAAVILNNQGEPVGTRIFGPVVRELRAKNFMKIISLAPEVL; encoded by the coding sequence ATGATCCAGATGCAGACCAATCTGGATGTTGCTGACAACTCCGGCGCTCGCCGGGTTCAGTGCATCAAGGTCCTGGGTGGTTCGCACCGTCGCTATGCGTCGGTGGGCGACATCATTGTCGTTTCCGTCAAGGAAGCCATCCCGCGGGGCCGGGTCAAGAAAGGCGATGTCCGCAAGGCCGTCGTCGTCCGCACCGCGAAAGAAGTGAAGCGCGAGGACGGCACCTCGATCCGCTTCGACCGCAACGCCGCCGTCATCCTGAACAACCAGGGCGAACCGGTCGGCACCCGTATCTTCGGGCCGGTCGTGCGCGAGCTGCGTGCCAAGAACTTCATGAAGATCATCTCGCTTGCGCCGGAGGTGCTGTAA
- the hpbA gene encoding N-methyl-L-proline N-demethylase HpbA, which produces MSNDPLLQPYQLKHLTLRNRIMITSHEPAYPEDGMPKGRYRAYHVERARAGVALTMTAGSAAVSRDSPPVFNNILAWKDEVVGWMKQLVDECHDHGAAVMIQLTHLGRRTRWDKADWLPVVSPSHEREAAHRSFPKKMEDWDISRIIRDYADAAERMKAAGLDGIELQAYGHLMDQFWSPLTNDLDDPYGGSLDNRLRFTFDILREIRKRCGEEFIVGVRYTGDEDLPGGLTADDGITISQKLKDSGLVDFLNVVKGHIDTDAGLTDVIPVQGMRNAPHLEFAGQIRKATNFPTFHAAKIPDVPTARHAIASGLLDMVGMTRAHMADPHLVRKVIEGREDDIRPCVGANYCLDRIYQGGLAFCLHNAATGREETMPHTIPPAPATKRITIIGAGPAGMEAARVAAERGHEVTVFEAADQPGGQIRLTALDERRREMISIIAWRQAQCEKHGVRFHFNTFADAGDVLATDPDEVIVATGGLPHIEVLSAGNDLICSAWDILSGDVKPGQNVLIFDDAGDHAALQAADLISSTGAAVEIVTPDRSFSPEVMAMNLVPYMRNLQQRDTTFTVTWRLMSVAREGNMLRATLGSDYGDFSRDRIVDQVVVNHGTRPLDDLYFELRPLSSNLGEVDYDALIAGTAQGLRPNPEARFRLFRIGDAIAARNTHAAIYDALRLVKDL; this is translated from the coding sequence ATGTCGAACGATCCCCTTTTGCAGCCCTATCAGTTGAAGCACCTGACGCTTCGCAACCGGATCATGATCACCAGCCATGAACCCGCCTATCCCGAGGACGGTATGCCGAAGGGGCGTTACCGTGCCTATCATGTCGAGCGCGCCCGGGCCGGTGTGGCGCTGACCATGACGGCGGGGTCGGCGGCGGTGTCCAGGGACAGCCCGCCGGTCTTCAACAACATCCTTGCGTGGAAGGATGAGGTCGTCGGCTGGATGAAGCAGCTTGTGGACGAATGTCACGATCACGGCGCGGCGGTGATGATCCAGCTGACCCATCTGGGCCGCCGCACCCGCTGGGACAAGGCCGACTGGCTGCCGGTCGTCTCGCCCAGCCATGAGCGCGAGGCGGCGCACCGCTCTTTCCCCAAGAAGATGGAGGACTGGGACATTTCGCGGATCATCCGCGATTACGCCGACGCGGCAGAGCGGATGAAGGCGGCGGGTCTGGACGGGATCGAATTGCAGGCTTACGGCCACCTGATGGACCAGTTCTGGTCGCCGCTGACCAATGATCTGGATGATCCCTATGGCGGTTCCCTGGACAACCGGCTGCGCTTTACCTTTGATATTCTGCGCGAAATCCGCAAACGCTGCGGCGAGGAGTTCATCGTCGGCGTCCGCTATACCGGCGACGAGGATTTGCCGGGCGGGCTGACGGCGGATGACGGCATCACCATCTCGCAAAAGCTGAAGGACAGTGGGCTGGTCGATTTCCTGAACGTGGTCAAGGGCCATATCGACACCGATGCCGGGCTGACCGACGTGATCCCGGTGCAGGGGATGCGCAATGCGCCGCATCTGGAATTCGCGGGCCAGATCAGGAAGGCCACGAACTTCCCCACCTTCCACGCCGCGAAAATCCCCGATGTGCCGACCGCGCGTCATGCCATCGCCTCGGGCCTGCTGGACATGGTCGGCATGACGCGGGCGCATATGGCCGACCCGCATCTGGTCCGTAAGGTGATAGAGGGGCGCGAGGATGATATCCGCCCCTGCGTTGGTGCGAATTACTGCCTGGACCGGATCTATCAGGGCGGGCTGGCCTTCTGCCTGCACAACGCCGCGACCGGGCGCGAGGAAACCATGCCCCATACCATCCCGCCCGCGCCCGCAACTAAGCGCATCACCATCATCGGCGCCGGACCTGCGGGGATGGAGGCCGCCCGCGTCGCCGCCGAGCGCGGCCATGAGGTGACGGTCTTCGAGGCCGCCGACCAGCCCGGCGGCCAGATCCGCCTGACCGCGCTGGACGAACGCCGGCGCGAGATGATCTCGATCATCGCATGGCGGCAGGCACAATGCGAAAAGCACGGCGTGCGGTTCCACTTCAACACCTTCGCAGATGCCGGGGACGTGTTGGCGACCGACCCCGACGAGGTGATCGTGGCCACCGGCGGGCTGCCGCATATCGAGGTGCTCAGCGCGGGCAATGACCTGATCTGTTCGGCCTGGGATATCCTGTCGGGCGATGTGAAGCCGGGCCAGAACGTGCTGATCTTCGATGACGCGGGCGATCACGCCGCGCTGCAAGCCGCCGATCTGATCTCAAGCACCGGTGCGGCGGTCGAGATCGTCACCCCCGACCGCAGTTTCTCGCCCGAGGTGATGGCGATGAATCTGGTTCCCTATATGCGCAACCTGCAACAGCGCGACACGACCTTCACCGTGACGTGGCGGCTGATGTCGGTGGCGCGCGAAGGCAACATGCTGCGCGCGACATTGGGCAGCGATTACGGAGACTTCAGCCGCGACCGGATCGTCGATCAGGTGGTGGTCAACCACGGCACAAGGCCGCTGGATGATCTCTATTTCGAGCTGAGGCCGCTGTCGTCGAACTTGGGCGAGGTCGATTACGACGCGCTGATCGCGGGGACGGCGCAGGGGCTGCGCCCCAATCCCGAAGCCCGGTTCCGCCTGTTCCGCATCGGCGACGCCATCGCCGCCCGCAACACCCACGCCGCGATCTATGACGCATTGCGGCTGGTGAAGGATCTGTAA
- the rplC gene encoding 50S ribosomal protein L3: MLRTGIIAKKLGMTRLFMDDGRQVPVTVLQLDSLQVVDQRTAERDGYTAVQLGAGEAKAKRTTAAMRGHFAKASVAPKRKIAEFRVAEENLINVGEEITADHYFAGQFVDIAGTSIGKGFAGAMKRHNFGGLRASHGVSISHRSHGSTGQCQDPGKVFKGKKMAGHMGAARITTQNLQVVRTDADRGLIMVKGSVPGSKGGWVTIKDAVKKPTPDNVIYPAALKSAAQEAKRLAEEAAAQAAAEEEAARKAAEEAAAAEQEAALKEAEASIEADKADDGGAAPEGDK; the protein is encoded by the coding sequence ATGCTGCGTACTGGTATTATCGCCAAGAAACTGGGCATGACCCGTCTGTTCATGGACGACGGCCGTCAGGTTCCCGTCACCGTCCTGCAGCTGGACAGCCTGCAGGTCGTCGATCAGCGCACCGCCGAACGTGACGGCTATACCGCCGTTCAGCTGGGCGCCGGAGAGGCCAAGGCCAAGCGCACCACCGCCGCGATGCGTGGTCACTTTGCCAAGGCGTCGGTTGCACCCAAGCGCAAGATCGCGGAATTCCGCGTCGCCGAAGAAAACCTGATCAATGTCGGTGAGGAAATCACCGCTGACCATTACTTTGCCGGTCAGTTCGTGGATATCGCGGGCACCTCGATCGGTAAGGGTTTCGCGGGTGCGATGAAGCGCCACAACTTCGGTGGTCTGCGCGCCTCGCACGGCGTGTCGATCAGTCACCGCTCGCACGGTTCGACCGGCCAGTGCCAGGACCCCGGCAAGGTGTTCAAGGGCAAGAAGATGGCGGGTCATATGGGTGCCGCACGCATCACCACGCAGAACCTGCAAGTGGTGCGTACCGATGCCGACCGTGGCCTGATCATGGTCAAGGGTTCGGTTCCGGGCTCGAAAGGTGGCTGGGTCACGATCAAGGATGCGGTCAAGAAACCGACCCCTGACAACGTGATCTATCCCGCCGCGCTGAAATCGGCAGCCCAGGAAGCGAAGCGTCTGGCCGAGGAGGCTGCCGCCCAGGCCGCCGCCGAGGAAGAAGCCGCCCGCAAGGCCGCTGAAGAAGCCGCCGCCGCCGAGCAGGAAGCCGCGCTGAAGGAAGCCGAAGCCTCGATCGAGGCCGACAAGGCTGACGACGGCGGTGCTGCGCCCGAAGGAGACAAGTGA
- the rplV gene encoding 50S ribosomal protein L22, whose protein sequence is MGKEQNPRRVAENEAFAKIKMLRTSPQKLNLVAALIRGKKVDRALADLTFSHKRVAGDVKKCLQSAIANAENNHGLDVDNLIVAEAWVGKNLVMKRGRPRARGRYGKIMKPFSEITIKVRQVEEQA, encoded by the coding sequence ATGGGTAAGGAACAAAATCCGCGCCGCGTGGCGGAGAACGAGGCCTTCGCGAAGATCAAGATGCTTCGCACCTCGCCGCAGAAGCTGAACCTCGTGGCAGCTTTGATCCGCGGCAAGAAAGTCGATCGCGCGCTGGCCGATCTGACCTTCTCGCACAAGCGTGTGGCCGGCGATGTGAAGAAATGCCTGCAATCGGCAATCGCGAATGCCGAAAACAACCACGGCCTTGACGTCGATAACCTGATCGTCGCCGAAGCCTGGGTCGGCAAGAACCTGGTGATGAAGCGTGGCCGTCCGCGGGCGCGTGGCCGCTATGGCAAGATCATGAAGCCGTTTTCGGAAATCACCATCAAGGTGCGCCAAGTCGAGGAGCAAGCGTAA
- the rpmC gene encoding 50S ribosomal protein L29 yields the protein MAAQDFASKTPDQLKDQLVALKKEAFNLRFQQATGQLENTARMRAVRRDVARVKTILNQKAAEAAASN from the coding sequence ATGGCTGCGCAAGATTTCGCGTCGAAAACGCCCGATCAGCTGAAGGATCAGCTTGTCGCGCTGAAGAAAGAAGCCTTCAACCTGCGTTTCCAGCAGGCCACCGGCCAGCTTGAGAACACCGCCCGCATGCGCGCCGTGCGCCGCGATGTGGCGCGTGTGAAAACGATTCTGAACCAGAAAGCGGCGGAAGCCGCGGCCTCGAACTAA